The Henckelia pumila isolate YLH828 chromosome 2, ASM3356847v2, whole genome shotgun sequence genome includes a window with the following:
- the LOC140882261 gene encoding plasma membrane-associated cation-binding protein 1, producing MVNYWKSNVLPKIKKVFENPKKTAAAEACKSFDESKEEYSKTFEDNKAELQPKVVEIYEACSAEIKTLVKEPKESGLKKHSAAVQKFLDELTKIEFPGSKPVSEAATKVGPGNLPGPIFFVFEKVSTFVVTEEEKKKEEEAPPPPAAEKTGEETSTSAAEVKEKEIVAEPVVVPEEKAPPPPPAEVEKVEPPPPAAEAEPPKVEEVAPAKAC from the exons ATGGTGAATTACTGGAAATCCAATGTTCTTCCAAAGATCAAGAAAGTGTTCGAAAATCCCAAGAAGACCGCCGCCGCCGAAGCTTGCAAGTCTTTCGATGAGTCTAAG GAGGAATACTCTAAAACCTTTGAAGACAACAAGGCTGAGCTTCAGCCTAAGGTGGTTGAAATCTATGAAGCTTGCTCAGCTGAAATCAAG ACTTTGGTGAAGGAGCCAAAGGAGTCAGGTCTGAAGAAACACTCAGCAGCAGTTCAGAAATTTCTTGATGAACTCACTAAGATTG AATTCCCTGGAAGCAAGCCAGTGAGCGAAGCAGCCACCAAAGTCGGGCCTGGAAATCTACCAGGCCCGATCTTCTTCGTGTTCGAGAAAGTCTCCACGTTCGTAGTCACGGAGGAggagaagaagaaagaagaggAGGCGCCGCCGCCGCCTGCGGCTGAGAAAACCGGAGAAGAAACCTCCACCAGTGCTGCAGAAGTCAAAGAGAAAGAGATTGTGGCGGAGCCTGTCGTCGTCCCGGAGGAGAAAGCACCTCCCCCGCCGCCGGCCGAGGTCGAGAAGGTGGAACCGCCGCCGCCTGCGGCGGAGGCCGAGCCACCCAAGGTCGAGGAAGTGGCGCCGGCGAAAGCGTGCTGA
- the LOC140878017 gene encoding uncharacterized protein, translating into MAKAKMNKPHGEITNFNIQLLADVYSSSTRESFDWEKQISVDPVSIKPAHSSKWEGKGSISSKFLSFSLPNSVTSSPLKQQVQKKKTKRKDGHVPSPLYRQNSVALTNLEQLRERNMRRSKSCGEGRTCQPSVDFDLLSHAIKINALQETEKKPADDHHVHNGIGMALKNSESFPCDQDDRFKCGALCLFLPGFGKNAKPVRSRKDIPHPADHVGVNEGQVVVSQRVSLEKFECGSWRSSAIIMNNEDDGDSASSMFFDLPMELIRCSNVNDAELPITTGFVFDKNTTTTTNNNTGKKGGLKNSSTINNTVNSNVASASRLLHSESMSNSCRHVHFPASSPTLYPASPSSCITPRLRKAREEFNAFLEAQNA; encoded by the coding sequence ATGGCAAAGGCAAAGATGAACAAACCTCATGGAGAAATCACTAATTTCAACATACAACTGCTTGCAGACGTGTATTCGAGTAGCACTCGCGAAAGCTTCGACTGGGAGAAGCAGATTTCAGTGGATCCAGTCTCAATAAAACCAGCTCATAGTTCTAAATGGGAGGGAAAGGGCAGTATAAGCAGCAAATTCCTCAGCTTTAGCCTACCTAACTCGGTCACTTCGTCGCCCTTGAAGCAGCAGGTGCAGAAGAAGAAGACCAAACGTAAAGATGGGCACGTCCCCAGCCCGTTGTATCGTCAGAATTCGGTGGCTCTCACCAATCTGGAGCAGCTCCGGGAGAGGAACATGAGGAGGAGCAAGTCGTGTGGTGAAGGACGAACATGCCAACCGTCGGTTGATTTCGATCTTTTGTCTCATGCTATCAAGATCAATGCCCTTCAAGAAACTGAGAAAAAACCAGCCGACGATCATCACGTGCATAATGGTATTGGTATGGCACTTAAAAACTCGGAATCTTTTCCGTGTGACCAAGATGACAGGTTCAAATGTGGAGCACTTTGCTTGTTCCTTCCGGGGTTTGGAAAGAATGCAAAACCAGTGAGATCAAGAAAGGATATTCCTCATCCAGCTGATCACGTGGGAGTCAATGAGGGGCAGGTAGTGGTGTCTCAGAGAGTTTCTCTCGAGAAATTCGAATGCGGGTCGTGGAGATCGTCTGCCATAATCATGAACAATGAAGATGACGGAGACAGTGCTTCAAGTATGTTTTTTGATCTGCCTATGGAGCTAATTCGCTGCAGTAATGTTAACGACGCTGAACTCCCCATCACAACCGGTTTTGTGTTCGATAAAaacaccaccaccaccaccaacaATAATACGGGTAAAAAAGGGGGTCTCAAGAATAGCAGTACCATCAACAACACTGTTAATTCAAATGTAGCATCCGCATCCAGACTGTTGCACAGTGAATCTATGTCTAATTCATGTCGCCATGTTCATTTTCCTGCATCGTCTCCTACACTGTATCCAGCTTCGCCGAGTTCTTGCATCACACCACGCCTCCGCAAAGCCAGAGAGGAATTTAATGCATTTTTAGAAGCACAGAATGCATGA